A single window of Phyllostomus discolor isolate MPI-MPIP mPhyDis1 chromosome 13, mPhyDis1.pri.v3, whole genome shotgun sequence DNA harbors:
- the IRF1 gene encoding interferon regulatory factor 1 isoform X2, which produces MIFQIPWKHAAKHGWDINKDACLFRSWAIHTGRYKAGEKEPDPKTWKANFRCAMNSLPDIEEVKDQSRNKGSSAVRVYRMLPPLTKNQRKERKSKSSRDAKSKTKRKSYGDSSPDTFSDGLSSSTLPDDHSSYTAQGYMGQDLEVEQALTPALSPCAVSSTLPDWHMPVEIVPDSTSDLYNFQVSPMPSTSEATTDEDEEGKLPEDIMKLLEQEQSEWQPTNVDGKGYLLNEPGAQPTSVYGDFSCKEEPDSLGGDIGLSLHRVFTDLKNMDTSWLDSLLPPVRLPSIQAIPCAP; this is translated from the exons ATGATCTTCCAGATCCCGTGGAAGCACGCTGCCAAGCATGGCTGGGACATCAACAAGGACGCCTGTCTGTTCCGGAGCTGGGCCATTCACACAG GCCGATACAAAGCAGGGGAAAAGGAGCCAGACCCCAAGACGTGGAAGGCCAACTTCCGCTGTGCCATGAACTCGCTGCCGGACATCGAGGAAGTGAAGGACCAGAGCAGGAACAAAGGCAGCTCAGCCGTGCGGGTGTACCGGATGCTCCCGCCCCTCACCAAGAACCAGAGAAAAG AGAGAAAGTCCAAGTCCAGCCGAGATGCGAAGAGCAAGACCAAGAGGAAG tcCTACGGGGACTCCAGCCCGGATACCTTCTCTGATGGCCTCAGCAGCTCCACCCTGCCCGACGACCACAGCAGCTACACGGCTCAGGGCTACATGGGGCAGGACCTGGAGGTGGAGCAGGCCCTTACTCCAG CACTGTCACCGTGCGCCGTCAGCAGCACTCTCCCTGACTGGCATATGCCCGTGGAGATTGTGCCAGACAGCACCAGCGACCTGTACAACTTCCAGGTGTCACCCATGCCTTCCACCTCTGAAG CCACAACAGATGAGGACGAGGAAGGGAAATTACCTGAGGACATCATGAAG CTCTTAGAGCAGGAGCAGTCAGAGTGGCAGCCGACGAATGTGGATGGGAAGGGGTACCTGCTCAATGAACCTGGGGCCCAGCCCACCTCTGTCTATGGAGACTTCAGCTGCAAGGAAGAGCCAGACAGCCTTGGGG GGGATATCGGGCTGAGCCTACACCGTGTCTTCACGGACCTGAAGAACATGGACACCAGCTGGCTGGACAGCCTGTTGCCCCCGGTCCGGCTCCCCTCCATCCAGGCCATTCCTTGTGCGCCATag
- the IRF1 gene encoding interferon regulatory factor 1 isoform X1, protein MPITRMRMRPWLEMQINSNQIPGLIWINKEEMIFQIPWKHAAKHGWDINKDACLFRSWAIHTGRYKAGEKEPDPKTWKANFRCAMNSLPDIEEVKDQSRNKGSSAVRVYRMLPPLTKNQRKERKSKSSRDAKSKTKRKSYGDSSPDTFSDGLSSSTLPDDHSSYTAQGYMGQDLEVEQALTPALSPCAVSSTLPDWHMPVEIVPDSTSDLYNFQVSPMPSTSEATTDEDEEGKLPEDIMKLLEQEQSEWQPTNVDGKGYLLNEPGAQPTSVYGDFSCKEEPDSLGGDIGLSLHRVFTDLKNMDTSWLDSLLPPVRLPSIQAIPCAP, encoded by the exons ATGCCCATCACTCGGATGCGCATGAGACCCTGGCTAGAGATGCAGATAAATTCCAACCAAATCCCAGGGCTGATCTGGATTAATAAA GAGGAGATGATCTTCCAGATCCCGTGGAAGCACGCTGCCAAGCATGGCTGGGACATCAACAAGGACGCCTGTCTGTTCCGGAGCTGGGCCATTCACACAG GCCGATACAAAGCAGGGGAAAAGGAGCCAGACCCCAAGACGTGGAAGGCCAACTTCCGCTGTGCCATGAACTCGCTGCCGGACATCGAGGAAGTGAAGGACCAGAGCAGGAACAAAGGCAGCTCAGCCGTGCGGGTGTACCGGATGCTCCCGCCCCTCACCAAGAACCAGAGAAAAG AGAGAAAGTCCAAGTCCAGCCGAGATGCGAAGAGCAAGACCAAGAGGAAG tcCTACGGGGACTCCAGCCCGGATACCTTCTCTGATGGCCTCAGCAGCTCCACCCTGCCCGACGACCACAGCAGCTACACGGCTCAGGGCTACATGGGGCAGGACCTGGAGGTGGAGCAGGCCCTTACTCCAG CACTGTCACCGTGCGCCGTCAGCAGCACTCTCCCTGACTGGCATATGCCCGTGGAGATTGTGCCAGACAGCACCAGCGACCTGTACAACTTCCAGGTGTCACCCATGCCTTCCACCTCTGAAG CCACAACAGATGAGGACGAGGAAGGGAAATTACCTGAGGACATCATGAAG CTCTTAGAGCAGGAGCAGTCAGAGTGGCAGCCGACGAATGTGGATGGGAAGGGGTACCTGCTCAATGAACCTGGGGCCCAGCCCACCTCTGTCTATGGAGACTTCAGCTGCAAGGAAGAGCCAGACAGCCTTGGGG GGGATATCGGGCTGAGCCTACACCGTGTCTTCACGGACCTGAAGAACATGGACACCAGCTGGCTGGACAGCCTGTTGCCCCCGGTCCGGCTCCCCTCCATCCAGGCCATTCCTTGTGCGCCATag